A genome region from Synchiropus splendidus isolate RoL2022-P1 chromosome 5, RoL_Sspl_1.0, whole genome shotgun sequence includes the following:
- the jmjd1cb gene encoding probable JmjC domain-containing histone demethylation protein 2C isoform X3, whose amino-acid sequence MQGPYSLNGYRVRVYRQDSATQWFTGIITHHDLFSRNMVVMNDQVLEPQNVDPSMIQMTFLDDVVHSLLKGENIGITSRRRSRSSQNNNSAHITGGRPGGTTGNNQSHYTRAQANSPRPIMTSSGPNPKGSQGILASQQQTLSLQNQQSSNHSPSNSGREPREQRTSRSSRRKGSDSSVPEEEKDSRREDNVGRDPKSKAKPAVSKRRKGEEDEKKAALKRLKTDMTSDLSESSDSENPHKRTAHSSSSSSSSSSSSSSSSSSSSSSSEPSSENELKTRSNNVKTSVISKMDEDEKPSMPSTKINDPSPLIGRLSPWAEQQTTEDSKKGVKDTSKVISKEEEELVAVTQITQSPRQQLPLISETLAEPNKNTVKASPRSQTPSLSHLHSSGVIDITDDAQATVHRESSEAVSALLASQNAETIALSPYLPLNPSPVSSPPVVPSPSPSEGGRRADIEPAVQLQPGIVGVAARSSKIEFAPSEVIRPVTSAAESVVVEKGKTSHPFHPQQQNPQPNYTPVHPGIKSSSDETRKSQQSPTRKTHTAPPTDKSKMSPSSNPSPSHHDTHKPKSQHLNNMQSHPYSHTNPTDLKTKPQANLLDISKPKPNTSLEVSKHKVPRYSDSSPPPASRLSTKVESTEPPRSGFKPVPARSESGAGCSSSSSSTKSPLIIDKNETFTVYRDPALVRSDVKNSVSATVSSNHVAAYLHPHLHPPYSPSPHSPCLTPSSHPHAASHLLAPPHTSALPHPHLLPPGVLPTMSPPSLLGGHPRLESPGGLGHLALPHPTSAHQQQFLQAHSGAAGLSLYPIIWPYPNGTPASYQPGLNLPPTSKWVPHESPVNSENSLRRNTPSPWLHQGASGAADGLGLLCHVPVRPASADPHRPPVKIHSHTSPPLSKTSEIHKEDLDKKGFVDPIRTLTLAQLKQEQVDIKSPSGKDMHLHRLYMDPHSKARLTNAHEAAQAMDRASKYKEENRQILKESIEVAPFTAKIQRSNDPGMDRDRERNRDPAFAVRIPTLASPSPKSAHPHVIQSEKSNYFTTLSNSVVNEPPRLYPSKELGNYYDKITAGTPEVVTSVGSVVQSQGTLSLGNYSSKVSLSKPPPLIKHQPEGGEGLAGKITEQLSQQAALVQQQHQHHTGVDRIERRTPAISPSSSSSSSAATHYHHHQQQQQHLRTMPSLHRARVFHPPTQHALERKEAAEREKERERDRSSYGGRLSPPTLTPIQPVSLAASGSKASVEQQKPPTLLPELREVKGYGNAGAAAAFVATAASGETDGWRGGDVFQERGGMFLSEKGQQREKPQAAMASVIVRPSASMKYDGPGANKTGAMISKELPQGRLYSSKIQGECVRLEDGVREHGASRVIQHNSNLDDMCLQYKKTFMRGFPGAQLASATDIIYRTAATSAFGIPNRSGSITPELGDSTSVCGEGSTQKLCGRVVSHSGTGDHQEGLVSYNPPPGDSIPLQSTPHPSPSLTPSNSIVGSSQLYSPSFVHLKKHKAALAAAQSKNNVCLVPASSSGNPLLSLDPVDKSNSSPPRSSSSQSSTSSADNSRCSSASGRTTPGKSSPLPNGQASGPTPTNNGQPNNYHKLKKAWLTRHSEEDRSTIASTLSATTKPEKLTSTSSCSSGNTANTTSMSEMIKPCTVNLSASTSGEVELSKDTGNKGDRERQLEEKTGGTTAGEERKATPSLRRGSKRTYDSASESGGDDSDASESKMEGRAKRQPKPTYKKKQNDMAKRKGENEKEEDDVKPNGIFRSAREKTKLKLASSNGIPRSVLKDWRKVKKLKQTGECFLQDDSCSEIGPNLQKCRECRLIRSRKSEEPTHSPVFCRFYYFRRLSYSKNGVIRMDGFSTPDQFDDEALAMWVPGVMEESQLDQTTAKYILSFIGDKFCQMVVLENTAASWVKKDAKLVWKRAVRGVREMCDACEATLFNVHWVCQKCGFVVCLDCYKAKDRKNPKSDKELYTWLKCVKGQPHDHKHLMPTQIIPGTVLADLVSSMHAQREKHNIKSNCPCTNKQNLLSKLPTTNGVSQVLQNVLNHSNKLTLVKSESGSHQQHSDQGAKVETNGGGSSPGSDGGSASVTPPESQSPLHFLADLAEQKSREEKKENKSVLLSKPLKEDKEGESLEVLQQCKTTSMVANSTEQGSTLRDLLTTTAGKLKLGSTDAGIAFAPVYSTASQTGKGGRTMPNILDDIIASVVENKIPASRQNITKLSIKQEAILPGNNKNQVPTITDDVKADKKKLVQVFAVPLEESTNQHSDIPHCWLNNRRLLWLKDHRNQNNWKLFRECWRQGQPVLVSGIHKQLNVNLWKADSFNQEFADHQGDLLNCKDQVVTNSGIKEFWDGFEDITKRLKSKDGEPMVYRLKDWPSGEEFMALMPSRYDDLMKNLPLPEYSDPEGNLNLASHLPSFFVRPDLGPRLCCAYGIAASQDQDFGTANLHVEVSDVVSVLVYVGVAKGNGVLSKTGVLKRLEEEDLDEGVRKRLKDSSETPGALWHIYLNKDMDKVRDFLHKLCKEQGLNVSLDQDPIREQGWYLSRKQRQRLMDEHGVQGWTVVQFLGDSVLIPAGAMHQVQNLHSCVQVINDFVSPEHVVNSFHLTQELRSSKEEVNYEDKLQVKNILYHCVKEAVSSLKRTAEEEEAEENS is encoded by the exons ATGCAAG GTCCATATTCTTTGAATGGATACCGAGTAAGAGTGTACAGACAAGACTCAGCCACCCAGTGGTTCACTGGCATCATTACACATCACGATCTCTTCAGTCGAAACATGGTCGTTATGAATGACCAG GTGCTCGAACCACAGAACGTAGATCCATCCATGATCCAGATGACATTTTTGGATGATGTGGTTCACTCCCTGCTAAAAGGAGAAAACATCGGTATCACGTCCAGAAGAAGATCTCGGTCCAGCCAGAACAACAACTCTGCCCAT ATCACGGGAGGAAGACCAGGCGGGACCACTGGCAACAATCAG agTCATTACACACGAGCCCAAGCCAATAGCCCCCGCCCCATCATGACATCCTCTGGCCCTAACCCAAAGGGTTCTCAAGGAATACTGGCCTCCCAGCAGCAAACCCTTTCACTGCAAAACCAGCAGTCCTCCAACCATTCACCCAGTAACAGTGGGCGGGAACCGCGGGAGCAGCGCACATCTCGCTCTTCCAGGAGGAAAGGATCTGATAGCAGTGTaccagaggaagagaaagactCCAGGAGAGAGGATAACGTTGGGAGAG ACCCTAAATCAAAAGCAAAGCCAGCGGTCAGCAAACGCAGGAAAGGcgaggaggatgagaagaaggcTGCGCTTAAAAGACTGAAGACTGACATGACGTCTGATCTGTCAGAGAGCAGCGATTCTGAAAATCCTCATAAGAGGACTGCAcactcatcatcttcctcctcctcttcttcatcctcctcttcctcctcctcttcttcatcctcgtcctcctctgaACCAAGCTCTGAGAATGAGCTTAAAACACGGAGCAACAATGTGAAAACAAGTGTCATTTCTAAAATGGACGAAGACGAAAAGCCATCAATGCCCTCCACCAAAATCAACGACCCATCTCCTCTCATTGGTCGTCTGTCCCCATGGGCTGAGCAACAAACAACAGAGGACAGCAAGAAGGGTGTTAAAGACACAAGCAAGGTGATAtcaaaggaagaggaggaattggTGGCAGTAACACAGATAACTCAATCTCCACGGCAACAGTTGCCACTGATTTCTGAAACTCTAGCAGAGCCAAACAAGAACACTGTGAAAG CCTCTCCTCGCTCCCAAACTCCGTCATTATCACACCTTCACAGCAGCGGTGTGATCGACATTACAGATGATGCGCAGGCCACAGTGCACCGAGAAAGTTCTGAGGCAGTGTCTGCTCTGCTGGCTTCACAGAATGCAGAAACCATTGCCCTCTCACCTTACCTCCCACTTAACCCTTCCCCTGTTTCCTCACCTCCCGTTGTTCCATCACCTTCACCCTCAGAAGGAGGTCGCAGGGCTGACATCGAGcctgctgtgcagctgcagCCTGGGATTGTGGGTGTTGCAGCCAGGAGCAGCAAGATAGAATTTGCTCCATCTGAAGTTATAAG ACCTGTTACCTCAGCAGCTGAGAGTGTGGTGGTGGAGAAGGGAAAAACATCTCATCCTTTTCATCCACAGCAACAGAACCCCCAACCCAACTACACACCGGTCCATCCAGGCATTAAGAGCTCTTCCGATGAGACAAGGAAATCTCAACAGTCCCCGACCCGGAAAACGCACACTGCCCCACCCACTGACAAGTCCAAAATGAGTCCGAGCTCCAACCCCAGTCCATCACACCATGACACCCACAAACCAAAATCCCAGCACCTCAACAACATGCAGAGCCATCCCTACAGCCACACAAACCCAACTGACCTCAAAACGAAGCCCCAAGCAAACTTGCTGGACATTTCTAAACCTAAACCCAACACCTCTCTTGAGGTATCTAAACATAAAGTACCACGATATTCTGATTCCTCCCCACCACCCGCCAGTCGCCTGTCCACTAAAGTAGAATCCACAGAGCCTCCACGTTCTGGTTTTAAGCCAGTGCCAGCGCGGTCAGAGTCGGGGGCTGGctgcagcagtagcagcagcagcaccaaaaGCCCTTTGATTATTGATAAGAATGAGACTTTTACTGTTTACAGAGACCCAGCTCTGGTCCGCTCTGATGTCAAGAATTCGGTTTCTGCCACAGTCTCATCCAACCACGTGGCAGCATATCTCCATCCCCACTTGCACCCTCCTTACTCCCCCTCTCCTCATTCTCCCTGTCTCACCCCTTCTTCGCATCCTCATGCTGCCTCCCACCTCCTTGCTCCTCCACACACCTCTGCCCTACCTCACCCACACCTTTTACCCCCTGGCGTTCTGCCAACAATGTCTCCTCCGTCTCTGTTGGGGGGACACCCTCGTCTAGAGTCTCCTGGTGGTCTAGGCCACCTGGCTCTGCCTCACCCGACATCTGCGCACCAGCAGCAGTTCCTTCAG GCtcacagtggagcagcaggtctCAGCTTGTACCCTATCATCTGGCCATACCCCAACGGAACACCAGCATCCTACCAACCAGGCCTCAACCTGCCCCCCACTTCTAAGTGGGTCCCACATGAAAGTCCTGTTAACTCTGAAAACTCTCTGCGTCGG aacaCCCCTAGTCCTTGGCTTCACCAGGGTGCCAGTGGTGCTGCTGACGGTCTGGGTCTGCTTTGTCATGTTCCGGTCCGACCAGCAAGTGCAGACCCCCATCGCCCCCCAGTCAAAATCCACTCCCATACGAGCCCCCCACTTTCGAAAACCAGTGAGATTCATAAAGA AGATTTGGacaaaaaaggttttgtggatCCAATCAGAACGTTGACTTTGGCCCAGCTCAAACAGGAGCAGGTGGACATTAAGAGCCCAAGTGGAAAAGACATGCATCTCCATCGACTCTACATGGACCCCCACAGCAAGGCACGGCTAACAAATGCTCat gaAGCTGCTCAGGCGATGGATAGAGCCAGTAAATACAAGGAGGAGAACCGACAAATTCTCAAGGAGAGCATTGAGGTGGCTCCTTTTACTGCCAAGATCCAACGCTCTAATGATCCTGGTATGGACAGGGACAGAGAAAGAAATCGTGATCCTGCATTTGCTGTCAGGATACCGACCTTGGCATCCCCTAGTCCTAAGTCAGCTCACCCACATGTTATCCAGTCAGAGAAGAGCAACTACTTCACTACTCTATCCAACAGTGTTGTAAATGAACCCCCAAGACTCTACCCCTCCAAGGAGCTTGGCAATTATTATGACAAAATTACTGCTGGAACCCCAGAGGTGGTGACTAGTGTTGGTTCAGTGGTACAAAGTCAAGGTACTCTGTCTCTGGGCAACTACAGCTCCAAGGTTTCTCTCTCAAAACCCCCTCCCCTCATTAAGCACCAGCCAGAGGGAGGTGAAGGTTTAGCCGGGAAGATAACTGAGCAGCTCAGCCAGCAAGCGGCACTGGTGCAACAGCAACATCAGCACCATACTGGGGTCGATCGGATTGAACGTCGCACCCCTGCAATTtcgccatcctcctcctcctcttcctctgcagccACCCACTACCACCAccatcagcagcaacagcagcacctCAGGACAATGCCGTCTCTCCACCGAGCTCGTGTTTTCCATCCGCCAACTCAACATGCACTGGAACGCAAAGAGGCTGCGGAGCGTGAGAAGGAACGAGAAAGGGACAGGTCTAGTTATGGTGGACGTCTTTCTCCACCCACTCTGACACCAATCCAACCAGTTAGTTTGGCAGCATCTGGGAGTAAAGCATCGGTGGAGCAGCAAAAGCCTCCGACGCTTCTGCCAGAACTCAGGGAAGTCAAAGGCTATGGAAATGCTGGCGCAGCTGCTGCCTTTGTTGCCACAGCAGCCAGTGGCGAAACAGATGGATGGCGAGGTGGCGATGTGTTTCAGGAACGTGGAGGCATGTTTCTTTCCGAGAAAGGACAGCAAAGAGAAAAACCTCAGGCTGCAATGGCGTCGGTCATCGTACGCCCTTCTGCATCTATGAAGTATGATGGTCCAGGTGCTAACAAAACTGGTGCTATGATCTCTAAAGAACTGCCCCAGGGTAGGTTATACTCCTCCAAGATTCAGGGAGAATGTGTCAGACTTGAAGATGGTGTCAGAGAACATGGAGCTAGTCGAGTTATCCAACACAACTCAAACCTGGATGATATGTGCCTCCAGTATAAAAAGACTTTCATGCGTGGCTTTCCGGGAGCTCAGCTTGCCAGTGCTACAGACATTATTTACAGGACTGCTGCTACATCAGCATTTGGCATCCCCAATCGAAGTGGGTCAATAACTCCCGAGCTGGGCGATTCCACGTCAGTTTGTGGGGAGGGCTCTACCCAAAAACTGTGTGGTCGTGTTGTAAGCCACTCAGGAACAGGGGACCATCAGGAGGGGTTAGTGTCATACAACCCACCTCCAGGAGACTCAATTCCCCTTCAGAGTACACCTCACCCCAGTCCAAGTCTGACTCCGTCGAACTCCATTGTAGGCTCAAGTCAGCTGTACTCGCCTTCTTTTGTTCACCTTAAGAAGCACAAAGCTGCCTTGGCAGCTGCTCAGTCCAAGAACAACGTCTGCTTAGTTCCAGCTTCCTCATCAGGAAATCCCTTGCTGTCTTTGGATCCAGTTGACAAGAGTAACAGCTCTCCTccccgctcctcctccagccagtCCTCGACATCTTCTGCCGACAACAGTCGCTGCAGCTCAGCAAGTGGTAGAACTACTCCGGGAAAGTCCAGCCCACTGCCCAATGGTCAGGCTTCCGGACCGACCCCAACCAACAATGGTCAGCCTAATAACTACCACAAACTGAAGAAGGCGTGGCTAACACGACACTCAGAGGAGGACCGGAGCACGATAGCGTCGACTCTCTCTGCCACCACCAAACCAGAAAAACTTACAagcaccagcagctgcagtAGCGGCAACACAGCCAACACTACATCCATGTCCGAGATGATCAAACCCTGTACAGTCAATCTAAGCGCCTCAACATCTGGCGAAGTAGAGCTCAGCAAGGACACTGGAAACAAGGGAGATCGTGAgaggcagctggaggagaagacaggagggacAACTGCAGGCGAGGAACGCAAAGCCACTCCTTCATTGAGGCGAGGAAGCAAGCGTACATACGATTCTGCTTCAGAGAGTGGTGGAGATGACTCTGACGCTAGTGAAAGCAAAATGGAGGGCAGAGCCAAGCGTCAGCCTAAACCAACCTACAAGAAGAAGCAAAACGACATGGCTAAGAGgaaaggagaaaatgaaaaggagGAAGATGACGTGAAGCCCAATGGGATCTTCAGATCTGCCCGAGAGAAAACCAAACTAAAGCTGGCCAGCAGCA ATGGGATTCCTCGTTCTGTCCTGAAAGACTGGAGAAAGGTGAAGAAGCTCAAACAGACTGGCGAGTGTTTTCTGCAAGACGATTCATGTTCGGAAATCGGACCCAACTTGCAGAAGTGTAGAGAGTGTCGGCTTATTCGTAGCAGGAAGAGCGAGGAGCCCACCCATTCCCCCGTCTTCTGTCGCTTCTACTATTTCAGACG CCTCTCTTACAGCAAGAATGGAGTGATCCGCATGGATGGCTTCTCCACCCCTGACCAGTTTGATGACGAGGCTCTGGCCATGTGGGTCCCTGGAGTGATGGAAGAGAGTCAGCTGGACCAAACAACAGCCAAATACATCCTTAGCTTCATTGGAGACAAGTTCTGTCAGATGGTTGTTCTGGAGAACACAGCAGCCTCCTGGGTCAAGAAAGACG CTAAGCTGGTGTGGAAGCGAGCGGTCAGAGGTGTCAGGGAGATGTGTGATGCCTGTGAGGCCACGCTCTTCAACGTCCACTGGGTTTGTCAAAAATGTGGCTTTGTTGTGTGTCTGGACTGTTACAAGGCCAAGGACAGAAAAAACCCGAAAT CTGATAAAGAACTCTACACCTGGCTGAAGTGTGTCAAGGGCCAACCACATGATCACAAGCACCTGATGCCCACACAGATCATACCTGGAACAG TGTTGGCTGATTTGGTGTCGTCGATGCATGCACAGCgagaaaaacacaacatcaaGTCTAACTGCCCCTGCACCAACAAGCAAAATCTCCTCAGCAAACTTCCGACAACCAATGGAGTCTCGCAG GTCCTGCAGAATGTCCTGAACCACAGCAACAAGCTTACACTGGTCAAGTCGGAGTCGGGCTCTCACCAGCAGCACTCTGATCAAGGTGCCAAAGTGGAAACCAATGGTGGAGGAAGCAGTCCAGGCAGTGACGGCGGCAGCGCTTCCGTCACACCACCCGAGTCCCAGTCTCCTCTGCACTTCTTAGCTGACTTGGCCGAGCAGAAATCTAGGGAAGAGAAGAAAG AAAACAAGTCGGTGTTGCTGAGTAAACCATTGAAGGAGGACAAAGAGGGGGAGAGTCTGGAGGTCCTGCAGCAGTGTAAAACCACATCAATGGTGGCTAACAGTACAGAGCAGGGCTCCACACTCAGAGACCTGCTCACCACTACTGCTGGGAAGCTGAAGCTTGGCTCCACTGACGCAGGAATCGCCTTTGCACCGGTCTACTCCACCGCCTCTCAG ACGGGGAAAGGTGGCCGAACGATGCCAAACATCCTGGATGACATAATAGCGTCAGTGGTTGAGAATAAGATCCCGGCAAGCCGGCAGAATATCACCAAGCTGTCAATTAAGCAGGAGGCCATCCTGCCTGGAAACAACAAGAACCAGGTCCCCACGATAACTGATGACGTCAAAGCTGACAAGAAGAAGCTGGTGCAAGTTTTTGCTGTGCCGCTAGAGGAGTCAACTAATCAGCATTCAGATATCCCTCACTGCTGGTTGAACAACAGACGCTTGTTGTGGCTGAAGGACCACCGGAACCAGAACAACTGGAAGCTGTTCAGAGAGTGCTGGAGACAGGGACAG CCTGTGCTGGTGTCCGGCATCCACAAACAACTGAATGTTAACCTGTGGAAAGCCGACTCCTTCAACCAGGAGTTTGCTGACCATCAGGGAGACCTCCTGAACTGTAAAGACCAGGTGGTCACCAACTCTGGTATCAAGGAGTTCTGGGACGGTTTTGAAGACATCACCA AGAGACTGAAATCGAAGGATGGAGAGCCGATGGTCTACAGGCTGAAGGACTGGCCCTCAGGAGAGGAGTTCATGGCGCTCATGCCATCGAG ATATGATGACTTGATGAAGAACCTCCCCCTGCCCGAGTACTCTGACCCTGAAGGAAATCTCAACCTGGCCTCTCACCTGCCGTCGTTCTTCGTCAGGCCAGATTTAGGGCCGCGACTCTGCTGTGCTTATG GCATTGCTGCTTCTCAGGACCAGGACTTCGGGACTGCAAACCTCCACGTGGAAGTTTCAGATGTGGTCTCTGTTCTGGTTTATGTTGGCGTGGCAAAGGGCAATGGAGTTCTCTCCAAAACTG GAGTGTTGAAGCGCCTGGAGGAGGAAGATCTAGATGAAGGTGTTCGGAAAAGACTCAAGGACTCCAGCGAGACACCGGGGGCGCTGTGGCACATCTACCTCAACAAAGACATGGACAAAGTGCGAGACTTTCTGCACAAG CTCTGTAAGGAACAGGGGCTGAACGTGTCCCTGGACCAGGACCCAATCAGAGAGCAGGGCTGGTACCTGAGCAGGAAGCAGCGTCAGCGCCTGATGGACGAGCATGGAGTTCAGGGATGGACTGTAGTTCAATTCCTGGGAGATTCTGTCTTGATACCAGCAGGGGCCATGCACCAG GTCCAGAACCTCCACAGCTGCGTTCAGGTCATCAATGACTTTGTGTCTCCTGAACATGTGGTCAACTCCTTCCACCTGACACAGGAGCTCCGCTCGAGCAAGGAAGAAGTCAACTACGAGGACAAGCTGCAG